From the genome of Alcanivorax sp.:
CGTCTTTGGGGCAGGCCTACCTTCCCCTGTGGGGGCTTGCTTGCAAGCGAATTCGGCCCTTGCGAACAGGTCTTCGCCTGCAAGCTGACGCCAGCCCAGTAAGAAACTACACAAGTTGGGTGCGGCATCGGAAAATTGGCTTGTCGCCAATTCATGTCTTCATATCACAAAAGGCCGTGCCGGAATGTCAGCCCGCAGAGCCCAGTCAAGCAGATACAAACTGTAGGACATCAGTGAAGGCATCTCCGCTTTTTTGTGGCTCATCGCGCAATTGTGGGAAGTTGCTTCTACGGCATGGGTCGTGCTGCGAGCCATTCCCTTAAATCCGCGATGAACCTTTTTTGTGGGGCAGGGAGAACAGAGCAGGAAGACGCCGACGATAGTCTGGTCGCGGCCTTTTGCTTGCAGGGCGTGATGACGCATTCCGCGCCGTTATTAATTATTCATTATTAACTGTTCATTGCTCTCTACAGGCGCGCCGTATCCCGGTCCTGCCACAACGCTTTCGCCTGTTCCCGCGCTTCTTCCAGTGAAGCCGCCTTGTCCAGGCCCCAGAGTGCGACCGCTACGGTCTGGATGACGGCGTTTTCCCCATACTCATCCTGCTGTTCGCCTCGCCAAACGTGCTTGAGGGTGTCCGCATCAGGGGTGCCCGGCGGGGTGGCGCGGGGCATGAGATTATCCACTACCGCGCCTTCGAGGGGCTCGCCGTGACGAATCCCCATGATGCTGGTGCGGGCGTCAGGGCGAACCTCCAGCTCGCCCCCTTCGCCCTTGAACAGCAACAAATCCTGATCGCCACACAGTTCAGCGGCCCCCTGGTGCAGGGCGATGTAGGCCGGGTGGAACACGCTCTGCATGGATAGTGGCGCGCGGGCAGGATTGAGGCTGCGTGCCAGCGTATTGATCGGGGATCGCAGCCCCAGGTAATAACGGAGTGTGAGCAAGTCAGAAAGCGGGGCGCAGAACTGGTCGATGGGCAGGTAAGCCAGGCCCTGCTGTTCCAGGTGCTCTGCGGCTTCGCTGACACCGGTGGCCACCTTGAGACCAAGTTCGGCCAGCAGCGTATCCGTATAAACACGATGCGGGGTGTGTGCCGGACCGCCATGCAGCAAGGTGCGGATACCCATTCCTGCAAGAAGCACGGTTGCCAGCAGATACCAGGGATGATGTTTCTTCTTTCCGGCGTAACTTGGCCAGTCCAGATGCACCTTGGGAAAGTCTTTCAGGGCGTCATCACACTGCTTTCGGCATGCGTCCAGGAAGCCGGCCAACTCCTCCGGGGTTTCTTCCTTGACCCGCAAAAGCATAAGAAAGGCGCCAAGCTGTACCTCTTCCACCTTGCCATCCAGAATCAGCTGCATGGCATTTCGGGCTTCTTCCCGGGTCAGGCTGCGACGGGCTCGTTTTCCGCGTCCCAGTGTGCGCACGTATTCAGCAAAAACATGTTCGGTCATGGGTAAGATCTCTACCGGTCTTCCGGGTTGCGTGTTACGTAGCTAATACCAGCTGGTAGAGGGGCCATGTGTAGCCACCAGATCCAGAAGTGTTGAATGATCAATTGTCTCGAGATGGCTGGTTGGCACCTGAATGTGCGGGTGCTCCAGCAGGTAGGCTTGGCCATCCAGCGGCAGTGTGGATGCAAGCAGCAGGCCAGCATCCGTGAACACACAGATGTCTTCAGGCTGGTAAAGTGTGAAGAAATTATCGATGCCGTCCTGGTCGCCGGGCTTGAGTCCGATCAGATGAAGCATTTCAGAACACCAGTACCTGTTGGCTTTCGTGGCGCAGGCTTCGCAAGGCGTCCGCACTCAGGATTTCCAGCTGCAAATGCTCCTGAGCCATGCCTTCTTGGCTGCCCGCTACGCAACGAACACCGAAATCCGCCAGCTGTGAAAGGCTGTCGTTGACTGGTAAAGCGGACAGGACGCTCAGGCAGCCATCGGTAAGCCACAGGGTAGTGGGGAGGCCGAAAGCCGCTCCGGTCATGAGCATATCCAGCATTTCCTGGAACCGGTCACTGAGCGGGGCGTTGGCCGTGGCGATGAAGAATTGACTAGCCAAACTGTAGCACCCGTTCCGCATTGATCATGGCATCTGCCCATTGGCCAAGCCCGACCAGGCTGAATCCTTTAGCCAGAGTACTGCCGTGCTCGCCATCCATGATGCCGCGGCGTTGAGCTGCGCCCACGCAAACCTCTGCCGCAATACCGTTCTGCTGGACCCACTGCTGCCATTGCTGGGCGGTAGTGGCATTCTCGGCATCACCGCGCCAGGCATGACGATTGGCTAGCTGGACAGCGTCAGAATACAAGAAGAGGCGGTAGAGCTGATGGTCGGGGTGAGTATGGAGTGCCTTGACGGTGTTAAGTGCAGTCATTGCGGCGGGGGAATCCGCCGCCGCATTGACCAGAACCGCAAACTGCATTTAGTCGTTGCCGTTCAGTGCAGTGAGCAGGTTAAGCAGGGACAGGAACAGGTTGTAAAGAGACACAAACAGGGTCACGGTGGCGAGGATATAGTTGGTTTCACCGCCGTGAATGATGGCGCTGGTCTGCCACATGATCAACAGGGAGGACAGCATCACAAAGGCAGCGGAAACCGCC
Proteins encoded in this window:
- a CDS encoding glycosyl transferase family protein, whose product is MTEHVFAEYVRTLGRGKRARRSLTREEARNAMQLILDGKVEEVQLGAFLMLLRVKEETPEELAGFLDACRKQCDDALKDFPKVHLDWPSYAGKKKHHPWYLLATVLLAGMGIRTLLHGGPAHTPHRVYTDTLLAELGLKVATGVSEAAEHLEQQGLAYLPIDQFCAPLSDLLTLRYYLGLRSPINTLARSLNPARAPLSMQSVFHPAYIALHQGAAELCGDQDLLLFKGEGGELEVRPDARTSIMGIRHGEPLEGAVVDNLMPRATPPGTPDADTLKHVWRGEQQDEYGENAVIQTVAVALWGLDKAASLEEAREQAKALWQDRDTARL
- a CDS encoding DsrE family protein, with translation MQFAVLVNAAADSPAAMTALNTVKALHTHPDHQLYRLFLYSDAVQLANRHAWRGDAENATTAQQWQQWVQQNGIAAEVCVGAAQRRGIMDGEHGSTLAKGFSLVGLGQWADAMINAERVLQFG